A stretch of Acropora muricata isolate sample 2 chromosome 7, ASM3666990v1, whole genome shotgun sequence DNA encodes these proteins:
- the LOC136923844 gene encoding dnaJ homolog subfamily C member 27-like isoform X1 translates to MDKFHRNKPAIRIKVISMGNAETGKSCIIKRYCEKRFVSKYMTTIGIDYGVTKVSINDKEVKVNIFDMAGHPVFYEVRNEFYKDTQGAMLVYDVGNRESFEALDSWLEEISKDIGSASDLQGVVFAVCANKVDCRKRIVEEAEGHRWANSHGFSYFETSAQTGEGITDMFQALFKSVLTAIENGGKPARINASTSVGYSKEQAEVIQRLKTAKDNYERLGLPPGATKDDINRAYRKLAVLIHPDKSLAPGSEDAFKALVNARAALLQSHR, encoded by the exons ATGGATAAATTTCATCGAAATAAGCCAGCTATTCGGATTAAAGTTATAAGTATGGGAAATGCTGAGACAGGAAAG AGTTGCATTATCAAGCGCTATTGTGAGAAGCGATTTGTTAGCAAATATATGACAACCATTGGAATTGACTATGGAGTAACAAA GGTTTCAATTAATGACAAAGAAGTTAAAGTGAATATATTTGACATGGCTGGACATCCAGTATTTTATGAG GTTCGCAATGAGTTTTACAAGGATACTCAAGGAGCAATGCTAGTGTATGACGTTGGCAACCGTGAAAGCTTTGAAGCGTTGGATAGCTGGTTAGAAGAAATAAGTAAAGATATTGGCAGTGCAAGTGATTTACAAGGAGTAGTCTTTGCTGTCTGTGCAAACAAG GTGGACTGTCGCAAGCGAATTGTAGAAGAGGCAGAAGGCCACCGATGGGCTAACAGTCACGGCTTTTCTTATTTTGAAACTTCTGCACAAACTGGCGAAGGGATAACTGACATGTTTCAA GCCTTATTCAAATCTGTGCTGACAGCAATCGAAAACGGAGGCAAACCTGCGAGAATAAACGCCTCCACTTCTGTGGGATACTCCAAGGAGCAAGCAGAGGTCATCCAGCGATTGAAAACGGCCAAGGATAACTACGAGAGACTGGGGCTACCGCCTGGAGCTACCAA GGACGACATCAATCGCGCCTATCGCAAGTTAGCAGTTCTGATACATCCAGATAAAAGTCTTGCCCCTGGATCAGAAGATGCCTTCAAAGCTCTGGTCAACGCGAGAGCAGCACTTTTACAAAGTCACAGATGA
- the LOC136923844 gene encoding dnaJ homolog subfamily C member 27-like isoform X2 produces MLRQERVSINDKEVKVNIFDMAGHPVFYEVRNEFYKDTQGAMLVYDVGNRESFEALDSWLEEISKDIGSASDLQGVVFAVCANKVDCRKRIVEEAEGHRWANSHGFSYFETSAQTGEGITDMFQALFKSVLTAIENGGKPARINASTSVGYSKEQAEVIQRLKTAKDNYERLGLPPGATKDDINRAYRKLAVLIHPDKSLAPGSEDAFKALVNARAALLQSHR; encoded by the exons ATGCTGAGACAGGAAAG GGTTTCAATTAATGACAAAGAAGTTAAAGTGAATATATTTGACATGGCTGGACATCCAGTATTTTATGAG GTTCGCAATGAGTTTTACAAGGATACTCAAGGAGCAATGCTAGTGTATGACGTTGGCAACCGTGAAAGCTTTGAAGCGTTGGATAGCTGGTTAGAAGAAATAAGTAAAGATATTGGCAGTGCAAGTGATTTACAAGGAGTAGTCTTTGCTGTCTGTGCAAACAAG GTGGACTGTCGCAAGCGAATTGTAGAAGAGGCAGAAGGCCACCGATGGGCTAACAGTCACGGCTTTTCTTATTTTGAAACTTCTGCACAAACTGGCGAAGGGATAACTGACATGTTTCAA GCCTTATTCAAATCTGTGCTGACAGCAATCGAAAACGGAGGCAAACCTGCGAGAATAAACGCCTCCACTTCTGTGGGATACTCCAAGGAGCAAGCAGAGGTCATCCAGCGATTGAAAACGGCCAAGGATAACTACGAGAGACTGGGGCTACCGCCTGGAGCTACCAA GGACGACATCAATCGCGCCTATCGCAAGTTAGCAGTTCTGATACATCCAGATAAAAGTCTTGCCCCTGGATCAGAAGATGCCTTCAAAGCTCTGGTCAACGCGAGAGCAGCACTTTTACAAAGTCACAGATGA
- the LOC136923831 gene encoding uncharacterized protein, giving the protein MFLHNFWIMDVSVSALVFLSAIYGEKMRRTGQPAHVSKSLEGTKADHQEITETKPPHGQKKELYFVQYLCLNFSYFAAMGLTVVILQYFPSVMIALQHIAVMGFIVIAFAQWIPFKIGYPLGITFCTVWLFSVRTQFRWIINNLIITMFAFLSSHVQFRNFAFLQIFLWTALVYDVCLLAQMNQAPQVLSIGECGNLLCKLFEMNSNWELPSMFTVCFGENESYVYLGTGDIIIGSIVASFAMSFFKSSKCLIGVVASYSTAIGLLSRVENDRPYPALISIVPVCSFALVGCAVVCRKTKRLFSLNNKDCGDDLRKEEDFIVI; this is encoded by the coding sequence ATGTTCCTTCATAATTTCTGGATCATGGACGTGTCAGTCAGTGCTCTGGTTTTTCTAAGTGCTATTTATGGTGAAAAAATGCGACGAACTGGACAACCAGCGCATGTATCGAAGAGCTTGGAGGGAACCAAAGCGGATCATCAAGAAATCACAGAGACAAAGCCGCCTCATGGACAGAAGAAAGAACTTTACTTTGTGCAATATTTATGTCTCAACTTTTCGTACTTCGCCGCAATGGGTCTGACCGTTGTAATTCTCCAATATTTTCCTTCCGTTATGATCGCCTTGCAACATATCGCCGTTATGGGTTTTATTGTGATCGCGTTTGCGCAATGGATTCCATTTAAGATAGGGTACCCTCTAGGTATCACATTTTGTACCGTGTGGTTGTTCTCCGTGAGAACTCAGTTCCGATGGATCATTAACAACTTGATAATCACAATGTTTGCTTTCCTTTCGAGTCATGTGCAGTTCCGAAACTTTGCTTTCTTACAGATATTTCTGTGGACTGCGCTTGTCTACGACGTCTGCCTTCTCGCACAGATGAACCAAGCTCCTCAGGTGTTAAGCATTGGCGAATGCGGAAACCTTCTTTGTAAGTTATTTGAAATGAACAGCAACTGGGAACTTCCTTCAATGTTTACTGTTTGCTTTGGCGAGAACGAGAGTTACGTTTATCTTGGAACTGGCGATATCATCATCGGATCCATTGTAGCAAGCTTTGCAATGTCATTTTTCAAGTCTTCCAAATGCCTGATTGGAGTGGTTGCAAGTTATTCCACTGCAATTGGGCTTTTGAGTCGGGTGGAAAATGACCGACCGTATCCCGCCTTGATTTCTATCGTACCTGTGTGTTCTTTTGCGCTCGTTGGATGCGCAGTTGTCTGCAGGAAAACAAAACGATTATTCTCGTTGAACAACAAGGATTGCGGTGATGATTTACGCAAAGAAGAGGATTTTATTGTCATTTGA